In a single window of the Merismopedia glauca CCAP 1448/3 genome:
- a CDS encoding S1 RNA-binding domain-containing protein — protein sequence MTSSSKANIPFSMDDFAKALEQQEFDFSTGQVVQGKVHSYDTNGVYVEIGGKSLAFVPQNEVGLKNQINLEQELPLQSDQEFLIIKESNADGQVTLSRRRLAIKQTWDRLAQMQENKQSITVRVTGVNKGGVTVDAEGLRGFVPRSHLVDKENLEQLVGQILTVTFLDLNSETQKLVLSQREAVSNASFGEWELGQLVTGKVVSIKPFGVFVDLDGTTALLHIKQVSQSYIESLSNIFQVGQEVKAIAIDVDEAKRRLSISTRVLENHPGEMLENMAEVMASAEDRAHRAAKKVLGES from the coding sequence ATGACTTCTTCTTCAAAAGCCAACATTCCGTTTTCGATGGATGATTTTGCCAAAGCCTTAGAACAGCAAGAGTTTGACTTTTCTACAGGTCAAGTCGTTCAAGGTAAAGTCCATAGTTACGATACTAACGGTGTCTATGTAGAAATTGGGGGAAAATCTCTGGCTTTTGTGCCCCAGAATGAAGTTGGGTTAAAAAATCAAATTAATTTAGAGCAAGAACTACCTTTACAGTCAGACCAAGAATTTCTGATTATTAAAGAATCCAACGCTGATGGTCAAGTGACTTTATCCCGTCGTCGCTTAGCCATCAAACAAACTTGGGACAGATTGGCCCAAATGCAAGAAAACAAGCAGTCAATTACCGTGCGTGTGACTGGTGTCAATAAAGGTGGAGTTACAGTCGATGCTGAAGGATTAAGAGGGTTTGTCCCGCGATCGCATTTGGTTGATAAAGAAAACTTGGAACAACTGGTAGGTCAAATCTTAACTGTCACTTTTTTAGATCTCAACTCAGAAACCCAAAAACTTGTACTTTCTCAACGAGAAGCTGTGAGTAATGCTTCCTTTGGTGAGTGGGAATTAGGACAGTTGGTGACGGGTAAAGTCGTTAGTATTAAACCTTTTGGGGTCTTTGTCGATCTAGACGGAACTACGGCATTATTACATATCAAACAAGTCAGTCAAAGTTATATCGAATCCCTGTCTAATATCTTCCAAGTCGGTCAAGAAGTTAAAGCAATAGCGATCGACGTAGATGAAGCCAAACGCCGCCTCTCTATTTCTACTAGAGTGTTAGAAAATCATCCTGGAGAAATGCTGGAAAACATGGCTGAGGTAATGGCTTCTGCTGAAGATCGCGCTCATCGAGCCGCGAAAAAAGTTCTCGGAGAATCTTGA